From a region of the Desulfovibrio sp. JC010 genome:
- a CDS encoding YcaO-like family protein, which produces MRYELKLMDTLSGTGCFAAFPGPNLSFSEVLAHLEAHPHDEFMHRHMLEQLGKHRTRKIQKLIKEIKDDPKKKVLAALIYEAAITHPRLASLRAEVEATFDAEELKEFSPTLHLRSHLLEDQPLHNRWTGLFADNMEMHRELPAIEETGIEPLYAKEDLPAKDFTTASAIREKLESESKLPPAKERAPIEEVTANANKKLEAAGVFMGPQMRQKGCLSPFAVLHNWMVENRTDNGSLSNSLRAIQTSYGRGFTFEQACVSCAMEVAERVSSYASIGKSGVANRTASLPVVKGSYEEISADAAAVNPDDLGLETPYEGQQLWWMPAEKFDGEKHTPAQVPVQHVFLFCNLDEPNLFSGLSSTGLASGNTIAEARLSGLLEVLERDSDATIPFDKEKCFTIETDDEEVQKHLNALEQSGIKVWFQDKTSELGIPCYTAFAVGKHGDINKGGGCSLSGKRALLSALTEIPYPFPGPPTAEVPADLPARKLEDLPDLTTGSAEGDVMVIEQTLATNGFAPYYVDLTRKDLEIPVTRAIIPGLEIVSDLDKFSRISKRLYRNYLDMKNLL; this is translated from the coding sequence ATGCGCTACGAACTCAAACTCATGGACACCCTTTCCGGAACCGGATGCTTTGCCGCGTTTCCCGGTCCGAACCTGAGCTTCTCTGAAGTACTGGCCCATCTGGAAGCACATCCGCATGATGAATTCATGCACCGCCACATGCTGGAACAGCTCGGCAAACACCGCACCCGCAAAATCCAGAAGCTGATCAAAGAAATCAAGGACGACCCGAAAAAGAAAGTCCTCGCCGCCCTCATTTACGAAGCAGCCATCACCCACCCCCGTCTTGCTTCCCTGCGCGCCGAAGTTGAAGCTACTTTTGACGCCGAAGAGCTCAAAGAATTCAGCCCCACCCTGCACCTGCGCTCCCACCTGCTGGAAGACCAGCCCCTGCACAACCGGTGGACCGGACTTTTTGCCGACAACATGGAAATGCACAGGGAACTGCCCGCAATTGAAGAGACCGGAATCGAGCCGCTCTACGCAAAAGAAGACCTGCCCGCAAAAGATTTCACCACCGCATCCGCAATTCGCGAAAAACTGGAATCCGAATCCAAACTCCCCCCGGCCAAAGAACGCGCCCCTATTGAGGAAGTAACCGCCAACGCCAACAAGAAACTTGAGGCCGCAGGCGTTTTCATGGGCCCTCAGATGCGCCAGAAAGGATGCTTAAGCCCCTTTGCCGTGCTCCACAACTGGATGGTTGAAAACCGCACCGACAACGGTTCCCTGAGCAATTCCCTGCGCGCCATTCAAACCAGCTACGGACGTGGATTCACCTTTGAACAGGCTTGCGTATCCTGCGCCATGGAAGTGGCCGAAAGGGTAAGTTCCTACGCCAGCATCGGCAAATCCGGCGTGGCAAACCGCACCGCTTCCCTGCCCGTGGTCAAAGGATCATACGAGGAAATCTCCGCAGACGCAGCAGCCGTCAATCCTGACGATCTCGGTCTTGAAACCCCTTACGAGGGGCAGCAGCTGTGGTGGATGCCCGCAGAAAAATTTGACGGAGAGAAACACACCCCGGCTCAGGTTCCGGTGCAGCACGTTTTCCTTTTCTGCAACCTCGATGAACCGAACCTTTTCAGCGGACTCAGTTCCACTGGGCTAGCCTCCGGCAACACCATAGCCGAGGCACGGTTGAGCGGCCTGCTTGAAGTTCTGGAACGTGATTCTGACGCGACCATTCCTTTTGATAAGGAAAAATGCTTCACCATTGAAACTGATGACGAAGAAGTGCAGAAACACCTGAACGCGCTTGAACAAAGCGGCATCAAGGTCTGGTTTCAGGATAAGACTTCCGAACTGGGCATCCCCTGCTACACCGCCTTTGCCGTGGGTAAACACGGGGACATCAATAAAGGCGGCGGCTGTTCCCTTTCCGGCAAACGCGCCCTGCTCTCGGCCCTGACTGAAATCCCTTACCCCTTCCCCGGTCCGCCCACCGCAGAAGTTCCCGCAGACCTCCCGGCACGCAAACTGGAAGACCTGCCGGACCTGACCACCGGAAGCGCGGAAGGCGATGTAATGGTCATCGAGCAGACCCTCGCAACCAACGGTTTCGCCCCCTACTATGTGGACCTGACCCGCAAGGATCTCGAAATCCCGGTAACAAGGGCAATCATCCCCGGCCTCGAAATAGTTTCCGACCTCGACAAGTTCTCGCGCATCAGCAAAAGACTGTACAGAAACTACCTCGACATGAAAAATCTTCT
- a CDS encoding TVP38/TMEM64 family protein, with protein MHPEKSHSKKLILHGAIVLLAVGALSLAVEHWGEGHLSALAAWIEASGNFAPVLFMAINVVGMVLVIPQTLFTVVAGVLFGALKGTAMCLISMAVGASLSFFLGRFVLRGRVFKKFRNDPNFMKMEMLSRKHPVKVLALSRIVPVVPYSVANYLWAATGVRFLPYLVMSVLCLIPETVFLTAGGHLLSAGVREGTMNWEMLAVLAAAAAVIFFLVRAVRRSIEQDEEPS; from the coding sequence ATGCACCCGGAAAAATCCCATTCAAAAAAACTGATCCTGCACGGGGCAATTGTGCTGCTGGCGGTAGGCGCACTTTCCCTTGCCGTTGAGCACTGGGGAGAGGGCCACCTGTCCGCTCTGGCGGCATGGATTGAGGCCAGTGGTAATTTTGCGCCTGTTCTGTTCATGGCAATTAATGTTGTCGGCATGGTGCTGGTTATCCCCCAGACTTTGTTTACAGTGGTGGCTGGGGTGCTTTTCGGCGCATTGAAAGGAACGGCCATGTGTCTGATCAGCATGGCTGTAGGGGCCTCCCTGTCTTTTTTTCTGGGGCGGTTTGTATTGCGGGGACGGGTTTTCAAGAAATTTCGTAATGATCCCAATTTTATGAAAATGGAAATGCTCAGCCGCAAACATCCTGTCAAGGTGTTGGCCTTGAGCCGGATCGTGCCTGTGGTTCCCTATTCCGTTGCCAACTATCTCTGGGCGGCCACCGGGGTTCGTTTTCTGCCCTACCTTGTCATGAGTGTGCTTTGTCTTATTCCGGAAACTGTTTTTCTTACTGCCGGGGGGCACCTGCTTTCCGCCGGGGTGCGCGAGGGCACCATGAACTGGGAGATGCTGGCAGTGCTGGCAGCAGCGGCAGCAGTGATATTCTTTTTAGTCCGGGCGGTGCGGCGTAGTATTGAACAGGACGAAGAGCCCTCTTGA
- a CDS encoding ABC transporter substrate-binding protein, producing the protein MRIFTILLAFICCLSSPALAGEMVLGTIFELQDSQAPTAQEALNGALLAVKKINESGKHSKIRLEVESISGETTGVLKGVDKLVKSKGIIAATGIISENTALTAAPAFQAANLPFLCTGAQDDSLSHIGMNIFSLAVPDIRTGQLLAEFATGTMLVNNIMLVRSDLSDSTARQADSFARRFKQNGGNIMAEMRITEPDPDLSFVSEKLKDLIPPKNTNSTVVNDPVEASDFVDSAVGLDIQKRATEPAKPQVEGVIVFAPAGIAAKLLARLKEDQLTYPVLGGMTFDSVSMQQSMKDYPATVYYASQASMEREAPLVRSFVESYKGLFGHAPQTGYAALGFDSVMLLASAGAKRTSSAGIRDVLPETKHFEGVCGKISFLGRSASKPLYIIQRQNGQKSLATVLD; encoded by the coding sequence ATGAGAATTTTCACCATCCTGCTTGCATTTATCTGCTGCCTCAGTTCTCCGGCACTTGCCGGGGAAATGGTGCTGGGAACAATTTTCGAACTGCAGGACAGTCAGGCCCCCACAGCTCAGGAAGCCTTGAACGGTGCCTTGCTGGCGGTAAAAAAGATCAATGAATCCGGCAAGCACAGCAAAATCAGACTTGAAGTCGAATCCATCAGCGGCGAGACCACCGGAGTCCTTAAAGGCGTGGATAAGCTGGTCAAATCAAAGGGAATCATAGCCGCTACAGGAATCATTTCCGAGAACACGGCCTTAACCGCCGCCCCCGCATTTCAGGCCGCAAACCTGCCCTTCCTGTGCACCGGGGCACAGGACGATTCTCTTTCGCACATCGGGATGAACATTTTCAGCCTTGCCGTGCCTGACATCAGGACCGGACAACTGCTGGCGGAATTCGCCACCGGGACCATGCTGGTCAATAACATCATGCTGGTCCGCTCCGATCTTTCCGACAGCACCGCACGGCAGGCGGACAGCTTCGCACGCCGCTTCAAGCAGAACGGCGGTAACATCATGGCCGAAATGCGCATTACCGAACCGGACCCGGATTTATCTTTTGTCAGTGAAAAATTGAAGGACCTGATCCCGCCCAAAAACACCAACAGCACCGTGGTCAACGACCCTGTGGAAGCCAGCGACTTTGTTGACAGCGCAGTCGGACTCGATATCCAAAAACGGGCCACTGAGCCTGCAAAGCCGCAGGTGGAGGGCGTGATAGTATTCGCCCCGGCCGGCATCGCTGCAAAACTGCTGGCCCGGCTCAAAGAGGACCAGCTGACCTACCCCGTCCTCGGCGGAATGACCTTTGACTCTGTATCCATGCAGCAGTCCATGAAAGATTACCCGGCAACTGTGTACTATGCATCACAGGCCAGCATGGAGCGGGAAGCACCGCTGGTGCGTTCTTTTGTGGAATCCTATAAAGGACTTTTCGGCCACGCGCCGCAAACAGGATACGCGGCACTGGGCTTTGATTCCGTCATGCTCCTTGCCTCCGCAGGTGCAAAGCGGACATCATCCGCCGGAATTCGTGACGTACTGCCCGAAACAAAACATTTCGAAGGGGTCTGCGGAAAAATCTCTTTTCTGGGCCGCAGCGCGTCCAAACCGCTCTACATCATTCAAAGACAAAACGGACAGAAATCACTGGCCACCGTGCTGGACTGA
- a CDS encoding patatin-like phospholipase family protein, whose translation MEENSKPESPQQEQTADRPDEQAQGESEEQQKVAKAPERPSVALIIGSEGIKSFAALPFIEYLQSENINIDLVIGVSGGALLAGFMGAGYDLKQIQEVFSKTVDPRFYTDVDYNSVLEIASNGMGKFTAESGILKTDCLRRTYETLFKKTDISELSPKTLITTTDLETGKPVILEEGNLAQAIYASSAIYPLMPPGNVDGRRLIDGAFSSPVPIMECVKRQIDIIIAIYFDDACNPEPDSFVSSYFNTSRIFKRSILTSQLPLSIDLHHHEIIPVYIKHPRPIELWEVKKLTEIVHAGKVAFTNKKSDFNEAVIEFKKKRKLREKELKRREAEKKLAAAQAAAEEKKHEEAVEKMKNEAGNKKAPAHEPPKAKEAEKKRTFKIIKNRKERKGSGA comes from the coding sequence ATGGAAGAAAACAGCAAGCCCGAATCACCGCAGCAGGAACAGACCGCAGACCGGCCGGACGAACAGGCACAAGGGGAATCTGAAGAGCAGCAAAAAGTTGCCAAAGCCCCCGAACGCCCGTCCGTAGCCCTGATCATCGGCTCGGAAGGGATAAAATCCTTTGCCGCCCTGCCTTTTATCGAGTACCTGCAATCCGAAAATATAAACATAGACCTCGTCATCGGTGTCAGCGGAGGTGCCCTGCTGGCCGGATTCATGGGTGCGGGCTACGACCTGAAACAGATTCAGGAAGTCTTTTCCAAAACCGTGGACCCGCGCTTTTACACAGATGTGGACTACAACTCCGTGCTGGAAATCGCCAGCAACGGCATGGGCAAATTCACTGCCGAATCCGGCATTCTGAAAACCGACTGTTTGCGCCGGACCTACGAAACCCTGTTCAAAAAAACCGATATTTCCGAACTCTCCCCCAAAACCCTGATCACCACCACCGACCTTGAGACCGGAAAGCCCGTTATTCTGGAAGAAGGCAACCTTGCCCAGGCCATTTACGCCAGCAGTGCCATCTATCCGCTCATGCCTCCCGGGAATGTGGACGGCAGGCGGCTCATCGACGGGGCTTTTTCCTCCCCGGTGCCGATCATGGAATGTGTGAAACGGCAGATCGATATCATCATCGCCATTTATTTTGACGATGCCTGCAACCCGGAACCGGACAGCTTTGTATCCAGCTATTTCAACACCTCACGAATCTTCAAACGCTCCATCCTGACCAGCCAGCTACCTCTTTCCATAGACCTGCACCACCATGAAATCATCCCGGTTTATATCAAACACCCCCGGCCCATAGAACTCTGGGAAGTGAAAAAGCTGACTGAAATAGTCCATGCCGGAAAGGTCGCCTTCACCAACAAGAAATCCGACTTCAACGAAGCGGTTATAGAATTCAAGAAAAAAAGAAAGCTGCGCGAAAAAGAACTCAAACGCAGGGAAGCAGAAAAAAAACTTGCCGCAGCCCAGGCCGCAGCCGAAGAAAAGAAACATGAAGAAGCAGTGGAAAAAATGAAGAACGAAGCCGGAAACAAGAAGGCCCCCGCACATGAGCCGCCCAAAGCCAAAGAAGCGGAAAAGAAACGAACCTTTAAAATCATCAAAAACCGCAAAGAACGGAAAGGATCCGGAGCATGA